In Streptomyces sclerotialus, one genomic interval encodes:
- a CDS encoding amino acid permease, translating to MLDHGAAPPAEGSDPQPQQPPSRSGPLGTLMRRKPVERLVAEGGQGEGGTLRRSLGMWQLTMISIGATLGTGIFVVLGEAVPDAGPAVIVSFVIAGITALFSALSYAELAGTIPVSGSSYSYAYATLGELVAWVCGWCLILEYGVSVAAVAVGWGQYLNELLSGTIGLTIPEVIAAPPGDGGVFNLPALLVVLLAMVFLLGGAKESARANAIMVAVKIAALLLFCAVAFQGVRAGNYAPFMPLGMAGVSAAGATLFFSYIGFDAASTAGEEAKNPQRDLPRAIMLSLVIVTALYCLVAAVAVGALPWKRFTGTEAALAGIMKDVTGQGFWAVLLALGAVVAIASVVLTVLYGQTRVLFAMSRDGLVPKVFSKVHPKTGAPRANTVIVSLFCGILAAAVPLGQLADATSIGTLFAFALVNVAVIVLRKTRPDMPRSFRTPLSPLFPAIGFVLCLWMMGSLDVITWVVFGVWMVAGLVVYFAYGMRRSRLATDQK from the coding sequence GTGTTGGACCACGGCGCAGCCCCTCCCGCAGAGGGCAGCGACCCCCAGCCGCAGCAGCCTCCGTCCCGTTCCGGGCCGCTCGGCACGCTGATGCGGCGCAAGCCCGTCGAACGCCTGGTGGCCGAGGGCGGCCAGGGCGAGGGCGGCACCCTCCGCCGCTCCCTGGGCATGTGGCAGCTGACGATGATCAGCATCGGTGCCACGCTCGGCACCGGCATCTTCGTCGTGCTGGGCGAGGCGGTGCCGGACGCGGGCCCCGCGGTCATCGTCTCCTTCGTGATCGCCGGTATCACCGCCCTCTTCTCGGCGCTGTCCTACGCCGAGCTGGCGGGCACCATCCCGGTCTCCGGCTCCTCGTACTCCTACGCCTACGCCACGCTCGGCGAGCTGGTCGCCTGGGTCTGCGGCTGGTGCCTGATCCTGGAGTACGGCGTCTCGGTGGCGGCGGTCGCGGTCGGCTGGGGGCAGTACCTCAACGAGCTGCTGTCCGGCACGATCGGCCTCACCATCCCCGAGGTGATCGCCGCGCCGCCCGGTGACGGCGGCGTCTTCAACCTGCCGGCGCTGCTGGTCGTGCTGCTCGCCATGGTCTTCCTGCTGGGCGGTGCCAAGGAGAGCGCCCGGGCCAACGCCATCATGGTCGCGGTGAAGATCGCCGCGCTGCTGCTCTTCTGCGCCGTCGCCTTCCAGGGGGTCCGGGCCGGCAACTACGCCCCCTTCATGCCGCTGGGCATGGCGGGCGTCAGCGCCGCGGGTGCCACGCTCTTCTTCTCCTACATCGGCTTCGACGCCGCCTCCACCGCCGGTGAGGAGGCCAAGAACCCGCAGCGCGACCTGCCGCGCGCCATCATGCTCTCGCTGGTGATCGTCACCGCGCTGTACTGCCTGGTCGCGGCCGTCGCCGTGGGCGCACTGCCCTGGAAGCGGTTCACCGGCACCGAGGCCGCGCTCGCCGGGATCATGAAGGACGTCACGGGCCAGGGCTTCTGGGCGGTGCTGCTCGCGCTCGGCGCGGTCGTCGCCATCGCGTCCGTCGTGCTGACCGTGCTCTACGGCCAGACCCGCGTCCTCTTCGCGATGTCCCGCGACGGCCTGGTGCCCAAGGTCTTCTCCAAGGTCCACCCGAAGACCGGCGCGCCCCGCGCCAACACCGTCATCGTCTCGCTGTTCTGCGGCATCCTCGCCGCCGCCGTGCCGCTCGGCCAGCTGGCGGACGCCACCAGCATCGGCACGCTCTTCGCGTTCGCGCTGGTCAACGTGGCGGTCATCGTGCTCCGCAAGACCCGGCCCGACATGCCGCGGTCCTTCCGTACGCCGCTGTCGCCGCTCTTCCCCGCGATCGGCTTCGTGCTGTGCCTCTGGATGATGGGCAGCCTCGACGTGATCACCTGGGTGGTGTTCGGAGTCTGGATGGTGGCCGGGCTCGTGGTCTACTTCGCTTACGGCATGCGCCGCTCCCGATTGGCCACCGACCAGAAGTGA
- a CDS encoding Lrp/AsnC family transcriptional regulator, whose product MRLNDLDERIVHALAEDARRSYADIGQEVGLSAPAVKRRVDRLREQGAITGFTVRVDPAVLGWETEGFVELYCRRNTSPEAIHRGLARYPEVASASTVTGEADALVQVFASDMRHFERVLERIAGEHFVERTKSVLVLSPLLRRFSSGSPV is encoded by the coding sequence GTGCGACTGAACGACCTCGACGAACGCATCGTCCACGCCCTGGCGGAGGACGCCCGCCGCTCCTACGCCGACATCGGACAGGAGGTCGGGCTCTCGGCCCCGGCCGTCAAACGCCGGGTGGACCGGCTGCGCGAACAGGGCGCCATCACCGGTTTCACCGTACGGGTGGACCCGGCGGTGCTCGGCTGGGAGACCGAGGGCTTCGTCGAGCTCTACTGCCGTCGCAACACCTCGCCCGAGGCCATTCACCGCGGCCTCGCGCGCTACCCCGAAGTGGCGTCCGCCTCCACCGTGACCGGTGAGGCGGACGCCCTCGTGCAGGTCTTCGCCTCCGACATGCGCCACTTCGAGCGGGTGCTCGAACGCATCGCGGGCGAGCACTTCGTCGAGCGGACCAAGTCCGTCCTGGTGCTCTCGCCACTGCTGCGGCGCTTCTCCTCGGGCTCCCCGGTCTGA
- a CDS encoding carbon-nitrogen hydrolase family protein, producing MSSLRTALLQSSGRPGDVAYNLKALERAAADAAAAGAGLLVTSEMFLTGYAIGADVPRLAEPADGDSADEVARIAAEHGIAVAYAYPERAGAAVHNAVQLIGPDGTRLANYRKTHLFGCFEQEMFTPGDEPVVQAELNGVRIGLLICYDVEFPENVRAHALAGTDFLVVPTAQMHPYQFVAESVIPVRAFESQLSIAYVNRTGPEGEFEFVGLSTLAGPDGVVRARAGRGEEMVFGDVDPGFLAASREANTYLADRRPELYGSLS from the coding sequence ATGTCTTCGCTGCGCACCGCCCTGCTCCAGAGTTCGGGACGGCCCGGCGACGTGGCGTACAACCTCAAGGCGCTGGAGCGGGCCGCAGCGGACGCCGCGGCGGCCGGTGCCGGGCTGCTGGTGACCTCGGAGATGTTCCTGACCGGGTACGCGATCGGCGCGGACGTGCCCCGGCTGGCCGAGCCCGCCGACGGCGACAGCGCCGACGAGGTGGCCCGGATCGCCGCCGAGCACGGCATCGCCGTCGCCTACGCCTACCCGGAGCGCGCCGGTGCGGCGGTCCACAACGCCGTCCAGCTCATCGGCCCGGACGGCACCCGGCTCGCGAACTACCGCAAGACCCACCTCTTCGGCTGCTTCGAGCAGGAGATGTTCACCCCCGGCGACGAGCCCGTCGTCCAGGCCGAGCTGAACGGCGTCCGGATCGGCCTGCTGATCTGCTACGACGTGGAGTTCCCGGAGAACGTCCGGGCGCACGCGCTGGCCGGCACCGACTTCCTGGTCGTGCCCACCGCGCAGATGCATCCGTACCAGTTCGTCGCCGAGTCGGTGATCCCCGTACGGGCCTTCGAGAGCCAGCTCTCCATCGCGTACGTCAACCGCACCGGCCCCGAGGGTGAGTTCGAGTTCGTCGGGCTCTCCACGCTGGCCGGTCCCGACGGGGTCGTACGTGCCCGCGCCGGACGCGGCGAGGAGATGGTGTTCGGCGACGTCGACCCCGGCTTCCTCGCGGCCTCCCGTGAGGCGAACACCTACCTCGCCGATCGCCGCCCGGAGCTGTACGGCTCGCTGAGCTGA